One window from the genome of Longimicrobiales bacterium encodes:
- a CDS encoding dihydrofolate reductase family protein produces the protein MGAASMQEATTHPMTRRLIMWNLVTLEGFFEGPKKWDLDWSAYVWGDELERLSLEQLRSADALLFGRVTYEGMAAHWSGAKGPIAGFMNSVPKVVFSRTLANADWNNTRLVREHAAEEVAKLKSASGQNLYVFGSADLSATLMQHDLFDEYRLCVVPVVLGAGTPLFKTSTERKRMTLREARHLQSGGVILFCEPWRA, from the coding sequence ATGGGCGCCGCATCCATGCAGGAGGCCACGACGCATCCGATGACACGACGGCTCATCATGTGGAACCTCGTAACGCTCGAGGGCTTCTTCGAGGGTCCGAAGAAGTGGGATCTCGATTGGAGCGCGTACGTGTGGGGCGACGAGCTGGAGCGGTTGTCGCTGGAACAGCTCCGGAGTGCCGACGCGCTGTTGTTCGGCCGGGTGACGTACGAGGGGATGGCCGCGCATTGGTCCGGGGCGAAGGGCCCGATCGCCGGGTTCATGAACAGCGTTCCCAAGGTGGTGTTTTCCAGAACGCTCGCCAATGCGGACTGGAACAACACCCGACTGGTGCGAGAGCATGCGGCTGAGGAAGTCGCGAAGCTCAAAAGCGCCTCCGGGCAGAACCTCTATGTCTTCGGTAGTGCGGATCTCTCGGCCACGCTGATGCAGCATGACCTGTTCGACGAGTACCGTCTGTGCGTGGTTCCCGTGGTGCTTGGCGCGGGAACGCCCCTGTTCAAGACCAGCACCGAACGCAAGAGGATGACGCTGCGGGAAGCGCGACACCTGCAGTCCGGTGGCGTCATCCTGTTTTGTGAACCGTGGCGGGCCTGA